GGTCTCGCGACTCATAGCCTCACGCGAGAGCTGATCCTTCTTGCCCTTGTACTTCTCCTGGACCTTCTTCATCTCAGGAGCGATTTCCATCATCTTGCGCTGGCTCTTGATTTGCCGCACGAACAGGGGAAATACCGAAGCACGAACGACGATGACCAGGCCGATGATCGACAGGATCCAGGTGATACCGGATGCTGCGGGCAGCCCTACAAGCGTGAACAGCGAGTGCCAGGCGACGAGAATGAGCTCGACGGCCCACTTCAGCGGCCACAGGATGGTGCCGAGCAGGTCGAAGCCACCACCGCCACCGGCATCCGGCGTCGGGGTCGCAGAGGCGAGCAGAAGGTCAAGACCCACTGATCAGTCCTTTCGGGAAGGTACGACGAAACCTCGAGCGGTCAAGTCGTATCGGAAATGGTCGTGAGGACGGACGTCGTCGACGCCGCCTTTGGTCCAGGGGTTGCAGCGCAGGATCCGCCATGCCGAGAGCGCTGCCCCCTTCACCGCACCGTGCTGCTGCACCGCACCTACAGCGTAAGCCGAGCAGGATGGGTAATAAGCGCATACGTCTCCATACAGGGGAGAGATCACTGCGCGATAGCCGGTCAGAAATCCCAGAACGATATTCCGCGGCAGGAGTGGGATGCTGCGCACGAGGTCACTGCCATGCAGATGCGCCGATCCGATCGCATAGGACGGAAGCGTGCTCATGTCGTGGTCCGCTCGCGACGCAGACGTGCAAGGCACCTGGTCACATCAGCTTCGAGGTCGGCGAATGTGGCGGTCGCAGACGCAGGAAGGGCACGGATGACGACATCCGTGCCCTCGGGAACGTCTGTGATCGCCGACGCACACACGGCTTTGAGCCGGCGACGAACGGTGTTGCGGATCACAGCCGTGCCCACCTGCTTGCTGATGATGAACCCGAACCTGGGTTCACGTGCTTCACCGGTCGTCAGAACAGACGTGACGACTCGGGCGCCCCCGCACCGAACACCGCGACGGACGACCGATCTGTAGTCGGTGCCTCGCGTCAGTCGGAACGGACGGGCGAGCACGAGGCTTACGCCGAGAGCTCGGTGCGGCCCTTCGCGCGGCGAGCCGAGAGGATGCCACGGCCGGCACGTGTGCGCATGCGGGCGCGGAAACCGTGCTTCTTGGCGCGGCGGCGGTTGTTGGGCTGGAACGTACGCTTGGTCATGGGATCACTCCGGGAACGCTGTCACCGGATGTGTACGACCGGAGACATAGGGAACTGCCCGATTTCGGACATAAGTCAACCGATTAAGGGTACGTCTTACCGGCGCAGAGGGCAAATCTCCGCGCCACGACCGGTCCGAGCGTCAACACTCCGCACAGCAATTATCCACAACCTCGACACTCGAGGCGCGCGCAACACACCCGCGGTTTTCCACAGGCAGGTTGCCGTTCACAGCGTGGGTGACTACCGTGGCATCCGAAGTTATCCACAGGGGGGACAGCCGAATGGGTCTGACCTCCGCGAGCCCTTGCCCGGAGCAACATGTCCTCTCCTGCCCAGCCCGACGTTCCGATCTGGGCGCAGGTGGCGGATCTCCTCGACCACGACGACCGCGTCACACCACAACTCCAGGGATTTCTGAGCCTCGTGGTGCCTGCCGGCGTCATGGGCGCGACGCTCTAT
The DNA window shown above is from Microbacterium murale and carries:
- the yidD gene encoding membrane protein insertion efficiency factor YidD, producing MSTLPSYAIGSAHLHGSDLVRSIPLLPRNIVLGFLTGYRAVISPLYGDVCAYYPSCSAYAVGAVQQHGAVKGAALSAWRILRCNPWTKGGVDDVRPHDHFRYDLTARGFVVPSRKD
- the rpmH gene encoding 50S ribosomal protein L34, yielding MTKRTFQPNNRRRAKKHGFRARMRTRAGRGILSARRAKGRTELSA
- the rnpA gene encoding ribonuclease P protein component; its protein translation is MLARPFRLTRGTDYRSVVRRGVRCGGARVVTSVLTTGEAREPRFGFIISKQVGTAVIRNTVRRRLKAVCASAITDVPEGTDVVIRALPASATATFADLEADVTRCLARLRRERTTT